A single region of the Palaemon carinicauda isolate YSFRI2023 chromosome 17, ASM3689809v2, whole genome shotgun sequence genome encodes:
- the LOC137656118 gene encoding pro-resilin-like — protein MNQVTIVLVVAVATMALGDVRSHHGSHGLHGSHGHVRSHGHVGSHGSHGHVGSHGVHGSHGHVGSHGVHGSHGHVGRHGVHGSHGHVGSHGVHGSHGHVGSHGVHGSHGHVGSHGVHGSHGHVGSHGVHGSHGHVGSHGHRSNYGHETYENHPAHYNYNYVVNDEYSGNHFGHEESRQDYDTKGKYFVQLPDGRLQTVTYYADQSGYHPEVSYEGQAHYGAHGHGPHHGGHHAPAQSYHVPKPSYH, from the exons ATGAACCAG GTAACCATAGTACTCGTGGTGGCCGTTGCCACTATGGCCCTTGGAGACGTCAGATCACATCATGGTAGTCATGGACTTCATGGTAGCCATGGTCATGTAAGAAGCCATGGTCATGTTGGAAGCCATGGTAGCCATGGTCATGTAGGAAGCCATGGTGTTCATGGTAGCCATGGCCATGTAGGAAGCCATGGTGTCCATGGTAGCCATGGCCATGTAGGAAGACATGGTGTTCATGGTAGCCATGGTCATGTAGGAAGCCATGGTGTTCATGGTAGCCATGGCCATGTAGGAAGCCACGGTGTTCATGGTAGCCATGGCCATGTAGGAAGCCATGGTGTTCATGGTAGCCATGGTCATGTTGGAAGTCATGGTGTTCATGGTAGCCATGGTCATGTTGGAAGCCATGGCCATCGCTCTAACTATGGCCATGAGACATACGAAAAT CACCCCGCCCACTACAACTACAACTATGTTGTCAACGACGAGTACTCCGGCAACCACTTCGGCCACGAGGAATCCCGACAGGACTACGACACCAAAGGCAAATACTTCGTCCAGCTTCCCGATGGACGCCTCCAGACCGTCACTTACTACGCCGACCAGTCGGGATACCACCCGGAGGTCTCCTACGAAGGCCAAGCCCACTACGGTGCCCATGGACACGGCCCTCACCACGGAGGGCATCATGCCCCTGCACAGTCCTACCACGTACCAAAGCCTTCATATCACTGA
- the LOC137656410 gene encoding pro-resilin-like → MRSLAVSDLDIHGPALRFESSRLRGRHSDTEHHGISSHHDRHAHFGSNGQFGSRGHERNGHQSGHDNGLYYNHPAHYNYNYVVNDEYSGNHFGHEESRQDYDTKGKYFVHLPDGRLQTVTYYADQSGYHPRVSFEGDAQFGTHVVRLIYYTPNHVN, encoded by the exons ATGCGCA GTCTGGCGGTCAGTGACCTTGACATTCATGGCCCAGCGTTAAGATTTGAGAGCAGTAGACTTCGTGGACGTCATAGTGACACTGAACATCATGGGATTTCCAGCCATCATGACCGCCATGCACATTTTGGAAGCAATGGGCAGTTTGGAAGTCGTGGGCATGAAAGGAACGGGCATCAAAGCGGCCACGATAATGGCTTATACTATAAC CACCCCGCCCACTACAACTACAACTATGTTGTCAACGACGAGTACTCCGGCAACCACTTCGGCCACGAGGAATCCCGACAGGACTACGACACCAAAGGCAAATACTTCGTCCATCTTCCCGACGGACGCCTCCAGACCGTCACTTACTACGCCGACCAGTCGGGATACCATCCCAGAGTGTCCTTCGAAGGGGATGCCCAATTTGGTACTCACGTAGTACGTCTTATCTATTATACCCCAAATCATGTTAACTAA
- the LOC137655973 gene encoding cuticle protein 8-like — MYQVTLLLVVGVASLATGDISLLHSPLHHGSSPLHGSPIVHSPLHHLSPVVHSPLHHASPIVHSPLHHASPIVHSPLLHESPIVHHDVVGIHSKPLHHGKTGYGHETYHNVPAAYNYNYLVHDDYSGAHFGQDEIRDGYKTEGKYFVHLPDGRIQTVTYYADETGYHATVSYEGEAHYDAHTPHHAPAYHAPELAYHI; from the exons ATGTATCAG GTGACATTACTTCTAGTTGTGGGCGTGGCCTCGTTGGCAACAGGTGACATAAGTCTACTTCACTCTCCATTGCATCATGGTAGTTCACCACTTCACGGAAGTCCCATTGTACACAGCCCATTACACCACCTAAGTCCTGTTGTACACAGCCCCTTACACCACGCAAGTCCCATCGTACACAGCCCATTACACCACGCCAGTCCCATTGTACACAGCCCATTACTTCACGAAAGCCCGATTGTACACCATGACGTCGTAGGTATCCACTCGAAGCCATTGCATCATGGCAAAACTGGTTATGGACATGAAACCTACCATAAT GTCCCAGCCGCCTACAACTACAACTACCTCGTCCACGACGACTATTCAGGAGCCCACTTCGGCCAGGACGAAATCCGCGACGGATACAAGACCGAAGGCAAATACTTCGTCCACCTTCCCGACGGACGCATCCAGACCGTCACTTACTACGCCGACGAGACAGGATACCACGCCACAGTATCCTACGAAGGGGAAGCCCACTACGACGCCCACACGCCCCATCACGCCCCAGCTTACCACGCCCCCGAGCTCGCTTACCATATCTAG
- the LOC137655974 gene encoding pro-resilin-like, with amino-acid sequence MHKITFILVAALASMVASDGGLLHSPLHRPIPSHRAHPIVHHGSVASHAKHGHHGNTDYGHETYHDTPAHYNFNYVVHDEYSGNHFGHEESRDGYKTEGKYFVHLPDGRLQTVTYYADETGYHPTVTYDGEAIYEGHAHPHIHAHAPAYHTPTPAYHAPVGLHHG; translated from the exons ATGCACAAG ATAACCTTCATTCTCGTAGCAGCCTTGGCCTCCATGGTCGCAAGTGATGGAGGCCTACTTCATTCACCCCTGCATAGGCCTATTCCATCACACCGCGCACATCCCATCGTGCA TCATGGCAGTGTTGCCAGTCACGCCAAGCACGGGCATCATGGCAACACTGATTATGGTCACGAGACTTATCATGAC ACTCCAGCGCATTACAACTTCAATTATGTCGTCCACGACGAGTACTCCGGCAACCACTTCGGCCACGAGGAATCCAGAGACGGTTATAAGACCGAAGGCAAATACTTCGTCCACCTTCCCGACGGACGCCTCCAGACCGTCACGTACTACGCTGACGAGACGGGATACCACCCAACTGTCACTTACGACGGAGAAGCTATCTACGAGGGTCACGCCCATCCCCACATTCACGCCCATGCCCCTGCTTACCACACACCTACACCCGCCTATCATGCCCCTGTTGGCCTTCATCATGGATAG